A genomic window from Fusarium oxysporum Fo47 chromosome X, complete sequence includes:
- a CDS encoding Alpha/Beta hydrolase protein, translating to MKVLSNLGTLLALSPVAQATGGHYNTVKLDGYGSFSGTTVNSTFTKQKLPAPVDAWLGIDYATQPTGDHRFHPVSWPEKFNGVKKADDFGKACVQEVSSRVPLDSQSEACLNFNVFRPKGVPLSKKLPVLVWIHGGAFYAGSWASFDAAAFAASSKVPIVVVNFHYRVNSLGFLPSKLFQDEGLSNLGIRDQRFFLEFVQKHIGAFGGDKDAVTIGGRSAGGHSVGIHYFHNYGKDNKQLFARAIHQSGSVTSRAFPNDTYPLYKRQYDEYITYLGCDKKKGNKATLKCLKGADVNAIRNISTKLYHDFDPQLTWPFQPVHGGPLFEKPGSQSGYDGTFFHVPTITSTVTDEAKYYTPGDLETNKEFLDYLHNISPALTNKDLKELSALYPDPANHKDSPFANSPNSTQYNRISAAWSDYAYICPGQETAYRASTAGVPTWKVRFNTNNSFPAWQGIPHTADTGFTWDEPTTQYPEISHIYHGYLASFVATGDPNKHRYPGSPEWPTYNGRERSPKQIVVQPGDTKVEKDNIRTEACLWWRDPERAPRLNK from the coding sequence ATGAAGGTCCTGTCAAACCTCGGAACGCTTCTGGCTTTGTCGCCTGTTGCGCAAGCTACAGGAGGACATTACAACACCGTTAAGCTTGATGGCTACGGCAGTTTCTCCGGTACCACTGTCAACAGCACTTTCACCAAGCAGAAACTTCCTGCACCTGTTGATGCTTGGTTGGGTATCGACTATGCCACTCAACCTACTGGCGACCATCGCTTTCACCCTGTTTCTTGGCCCGAGAAGTTCAATGGCGTGAAGAAGGCGGATGACTTTGGCAAAGCTTGTGTCCAAGAAGTCTCATCCAGAGTCCCGCTTGACTCACAGAGCGAGGCAtgcctcaacttcaacgtGTTTCGACCCAAGGGTGTACCTTTGAGCAAGAAACTCCCTGTTCTTGTGTGGATCCACGGCGGTGCTTTCTACGCTGGAAGCTGGGCTAGTTTCGACGCCGCTGCATTCGCCGCCTCATCCAAAGTTCCCATCGTGGTAGTCAACTTTCATTACCGCGTCAATTCTCTCGGCTTTCTGCCAtccaagctcttccaagACGAGGGTCTGTCGAACCTAGGGATCCGAGATCAGCGCTTTTTCCTGGAGTTTGTGCAGAAGCACATTGGTGCTTTTGGCGGTGATAAAGACGCAGTTACTATTGGTGGTCGCTCTGCTGGTGGCCATTCAGTAGGCATTCACTACTTTCACAACTACGGCAAGGATAACAAGCAGTTGTTTGCTCGGGCGATTCATCAGTCTGGTTCGGTCACTTCACGAGCTTTCCCTAATGACACTTATCCGTTGTACAAGCGACAATACGACGAGTATATTACTTACCTTGGATGtgataagaagaagggcaacaAGGCAACTCTCAAGTGCCTCAAGGGAGCAGATGTTAATGCTATCAGAAACATCAGCACCAAGTTGTATCACGACTTTGATCCCCAGCTGACCTGGCCATTCCAGCCCGTGCATGGCGGACCTCTCTTCGAGAAACCTGGCTCTCAATCTGGTTACGACGGAACATTTTTCCACGTCCCGACGATCACATCCACAGTCACCGACGAAGCGAAGTATTACACCCCTGGCGACCTCGAGACCaacaaggagttcttagaTTATCTCCACAACATCTCACCAGCTTTGACCAACAAAGATCTGAAGGAGTTATCCGCTCTTTACCCCGATCCCGCGAACCACAAAGACTCGCCATTCGCCAACTCACCCAACAGCACTCAATACAACCGCATCTCCGCCGCCTGGAGCGACTACGCCTACATCTGCCCCGGCCAAGAAACAGCATACCGCGCCTCCACCGCCGGCGTACCAACCTGGAAAGTGcgcttcaacaccaacaacagcttCCCCGCGTGGCAGGGTATTCCTCACACGGCCGACACGGGATTTACCTGGGATGAGCCTACTACTCAGTATCCCGAGATCAGCCATATCTACCATGGGTACTTGGCTAGTTTTGTTGCGACAGGTGATCCTAACAAGCATAGGTATCCTGGAAGCCCAGAATGGCCTACTTATAATGGACGGGAGAGATCGCCGAAGCAAATTGTTGTTCAGCCGGGTGATACGAAGGTTGAAAAGGATAATATTCGAACGGAGGCTTGTCTTTGGTGGAGAGATCCTGAGAGAGCACCGAGACTGAACAAGTAA